A single Deinococcus aerophilus DNA region contains:
- a CDS encoding aminotransferase class III-fold pyridoxal phosphate-dependent enzyme: MTSTEPRPPVASAHDIAQQNRDYTMFSWSVQGGALPPVMTGGKGSHFYDGDGNTWLDFSSQLINLNIGHQHPRMLEAIKKQVDQMCFAGPSFATEPRGQLGQKLSEVTGLGKTFFTLGGSEANENAIKIARLVTGRDKIITRYRSYHGATMGSMTASGDPRRWPVEPGVPGVVRVFDPYCYRCPFGKTPDSCGRECVSHIEEVIQMEGPDSIAAILVEGITGSNGLLVPPDDYYPKLRALCDRYGILLITDEVMSGFGRTGKWLATQHYGIKPDIVTCAKGLTSGYMPLGAVIVSREIAAYFDTHMLWGGLTYSGHPVCCAAAVENLAIYEDEGLFANALELGAYLGQRLEAMKARYACVGDVRYKGLFSVLELVRDKATKEPLAPFGGTSPEMGQLAAHLRSRHVYAYSRFNFLWVCPPLVVTKEELDAGLDVYEEALALVDQTIAAAVAAD, translated from the coding sequence ATGACCAGCACCGAACCGCGCCCGCCCGTCGCCTCCGCGCACGACATCGCCCAGCAGAACCGCGACTACACCATGTTCTCATGGTCGGTGCAGGGCGGGGCGCTGCCGCCCGTGATGACCGGTGGAAAGGGCAGCCATTTCTATGACGGCGACGGCAACACCTGGCTCGACTTCTCCAGCCAGCTGATCAACCTGAACATCGGCCACCAGCACCCGCGCATGCTGGAAGCCATCAAGAAGCAGGTGGATCAGATGTGCTTTGCCGGACCGAGCTTTGCCACCGAGCCGCGCGGACAGCTGGGCCAAAAGCTCTCGGAGGTGACCGGGCTGGGCAAGACCTTCTTCACGCTGGGCGGCTCGGAGGCCAACGAGAACGCCATCAAGATCGCCCGCCTCGTCACGGGCCGCGACAAGATCATCACCCGTTACCGCTCGTACCACGGCGCGACCATGGGCAGCATGACTGCCTCGGGCGATCCCCGGCGCTGGCCGGTGGAACCTGGGGTGCCGGGCGTGGTGCGCGTGTTCGACCCGTACTGCTACCGCTGCCCCTTTGGCAAGACGCCGGATTCGTGCGGGCGCGAGTGCGTATCGCACATCGAGGAAGTCATCCAGATGGAGGGGCCGGATTCCATCGCCGCGATTCTGGTCGAGGGCATCACCGGCAGCAACGGCCTGCTGGTACCGCCCGACGACTATTACCCCAAACTGCGGGCGCTGTGCGACCGGTACGGCATCCTCCTGATCACCGACGAGGTGATGAGCGGTTTCGGGCGCACCGGCAAGTGGCTGGCCACCCAGCACTACGGCATCAAGCCCGACATCGTGACCTGCGCCAAGGGGCTGACGAGCGGATACATGCCGCTGGGCGCGGTGATTGTGTCCCGGGAAATCGCCGCCTACTTCGACACCCATATGCTGTGGGGTGGCCTGACCTACAGCGGCCATCCGGTGTGCTGCGCCGCCGCCGTGGAAAACCTGGCGATCTACGAGGATGAGGGACTGTTCGCAAACGCGCTGGAACTGGGGGCGTACCTGGGGCAGCGGCTGGAAGCCATGAAGGCCCGGTACGCCTGCGTGGGCGACGTGCGCTACAAGGGCCTGTTCTCGGTGCTGGAACTGGTGCGCGACAAAGCGACCAAGGAGCCGCTGGCCCCGTTCGGCGGTACGTCACCGGAGATGGGACAGCTCGCCGCGCACCTAAGAAGCCGGCACGTCTATGCCTACAGCCGCTTCAATTTCCTGTGGGTCTGCCCGCCGCTGGTGGTCACCAAAGAGGAACTGGACGCCGGACTGGACGTGTACGAGGAGGCCCTGGCGCTGGTGGACCAGACGATTGCCGCAGCGGTGGCGGCGGACTGA
- a CDS encoding ABC transporter substrate-binding protein — protein sequence MNRSVLSALSAVLAASALATAGAANVPVKVQLKWFPQAQFAGFFVAQAKGFYKAEGLDVTLLPIGDQSPIQTVATGAADFGTTWITDLLTARQQGLPVVHIAQLFQKSGYTLVALKSSNLTDPKQFAGKRIGVWPSGNEYPAVALLKKYGLSTSLDSTVANPSVQAVTYPFDPSLVFPDKVDLVSAMTYNEVDQIVGLGYPLDRLKIFNVSDFGINLLEDLMFTTQRTLDSKNFKNSGLSGQQVAAKLIRATLRGWNYAVANQKEAVQIVLVNCGNTCKGSGTRASASGHQTWQMAEVAKLYRAGQTLKGNAGLLDRVTYDANVKLLMDLGILKSAPSAGAVNYSVWEAATGKKAR from the coding sequence ATGAATAGAAGCGTCCTGTCCGCCCTGTCTGCCGTCCTCGCCGCCTCTGCCCTGGCGACGGCGGGCGCCGCCAATGTGCCGGTGAAGGTGCAGCTCAAGTGGTTTCCACAGGCGCAGTTCGCGGGCTTCTTTGTGGCCCAGGCCAAGGGCTTTTACAAGGCCGAGGGCCTGGACGTGACGCTGCTGCCCATTGGGGACCAGTCGCCGATCCAGACGGTGGCGACGGGCGCAGCCGACTTCGGGACCACCTGGATCACCGACCTACTCACCGCCCGCCAGCAGGGATTGCCGGTGGTGCACATCGCCCAGCTGTTCCAGAAGAGCGGCTATACCCTGGTCGCCCTGAAATCCAGCAACCTCACCGATCCCAAGCAGTTCGCGGGCAAGCGCATCGGGGTGTGGCCCAGCGGCAACGAGTACCCGGCAGTGGCCCTGCTCAAGAAGTACGGCCTGAGCACCAGCCTGGACAGCACGGTGGCCAACCCCAGCGTGCAGGCGGTGACGTACCCCTTCGACCCCAGCCTGGTCTTTCCCGACAAGGTCGATCTGGTGAGTGCCATGACCTACAACGAGGTCGACCAGATCGTGGGGCTGGGCTATCCGCTGGATCGGCTCAAGATCTTCAATGTCAGTGATTTCGGTATCAACCTGCTCGAGGACCTGATGTTCACCACCCAACGGACGCTGGACAGCAAGAACTTCAAGAACAGCGGCCTGAGCGGGCAACAGGTGGCCGCCAAGCTGATACGCGCGACCCTCAGGGGCTGGAACTACGCCGTGGCGAACCAGAAGGAGGCCGTGCAGATCGTGCTGGTGAACTGCGGCAACACCTGCAAGGGCTCAGGCACCCGCGCCAGCGCCAGCGGCCACCAGACCTGGCAGATGGCCGAGGTCGCCAAGCTATACCGCGCCGGACAGACCCTCAAGGGCAACGCGGGACTGCTCGACCGGGTCACCTACGACGCCAACGTGAAGCTGCTCATGGACCTGGGCATCCTGAAAAGCGCCCCCAGCGCCGGGGCCGTGAACTACAGCGTGTGGGAGGCAGCCACTGGCAAGAAGGCGAGGTAA
- a CDS encoding PucR family transcriptional regulator, which yields MLPSLADLLTLPAFAGAEVCSGQDRLTQPVTWVHVSEIADAARFLSGGELLLSTGVPLMAAGEAEAAAYIRSLAVGGAQGLALELVREVRAVPPAALSAAHHCNFPLIVFRQEVSFAELTRAAHARILRPPVHAAASSLAPLLEALYETGRSGDFLTAQLGTLLALPARPRLTLLGTLGALLECNFNVAGAARRLGVRRQTVYYRLEQLRAMLGDLSDPRRQLGLLLALDMVGTGTP from the coding sequence ATGCTGCCTAGCCTCGCCGATCTGCTGACCCTTCCGGCGTTCGCGGGCGCAGAGGTCTGCAGCGGTCAGGACCGTCTGACCCAGCCGGTAACCTGGGTCCACGTCTCGGAAATTGCCGACGCGGCCCGGTTCCTGAGCGGCGGCGAGCTGCTGCTCAGCACCGGCGTCCCGCTGATGGCGGCGGGCGAGGCCGAGGCAGCGGCATACATCCGTTCTCTGGCCGTGGGCGGCGCGCAGGGGCTGGCGCTGGAACTGGTCCGCGAGGTGAGGGCGGTGCCGCCCGCCGCACTGTCGGCCGCCCACCACTGCAACTTTCCGCTGATCGTCTTCCGGCAGGAGGTGAGTTTTGCCGAGCTGACCCGCGCCGCCCACGCCCGGATTCTGCGGCCCCCGGTCCACGCGGCGGCGTCATCGCTGGCTCCGCTGCTGGAGGCCCTGTATGAAACGGGGCGCAGCGGCGACTTCTTGACCGCGCAGCTGGGCACATTGCTGGCCCTGCCGGCGCGCCCGCGCCTGACCCTGCTCGGGACCCTGGGGGCGCTGCTGGAATGCAACTTCAACGTGGCCGGAGCCGCCCGCCGGCTGGGAGTGCGCCGGCAGACGGTGTACTACCGCCTGGAGCAGTTGCGCGCCATGCTGGGCGACCTGAGCGATCCCCGGCGACAGCTGGGCCTGCTGCTGGCGCTGGACATGGTGGGCACAGGCACCCCCTGA
- a CDS encoding hydantoinase/carbamoylase family amidase, with protein MPLDPERTVQELKALRELTGDEHGAQRVAFTDTWVRARDFLKEKLAELPVEVHTDAAGNLWATLRGDSEQELLIGGHIDSVPNGGWLDGCLNTLAGLEVLRRLSEQGRPPVTVRLVDWADEEGARFGRSLYGSSAAGGNIDLAEMRKLRDRDGVGLEDALARVGITLADAPQARDELKNAGAYLELHIEQGPVLEGLGLPLGAVLGTFGVERHTITFHGQAAHSGSTPMNVRRDAFRAAGQLAQEIYAIAERHGGVCTIGSCKTLPGIVTSVVETCEVTLDQRHLNAEHLAAMWWEAQEAARRFAEDGGCSVTFGDLWNIEPIPFHPELIEAADAAILDIVPQSHLLPSGPLHDAAEVARAGIPTVMLFVQSLRGISHNSIEDTEEEHLLLSVQALDRLTSRTIQWLVSRR; from the coding sequence ATGCCTCTAGATCCCGAACGGACGGTCCAGGAACTCAAGGCCCTGCGTGAGCTGACCGGTGACGAGCACGGTGCGCAGCGGGTGGCCTTCACCGACACCTGGGTGAGGGCGCGCGACTTTCTCAAGGAGAAGCTGGCCGAATTGCCTGTGGAGGTCCACACCGACGCGGCGGGCAACCTGTGGGCGACCCTGCGGGGCGACTCGGAACAGGAACTGCTGATCGGCGGGCACATCGACAGCGTGCCCAACGGCGGCTGGCTGGACGGCTGCCTGAACACCCTGGCGGGCCTGGAAGTGCTGCGCCGCCTGAGCGAACAGGGCCGCCCCCCCGTGACGGTGCGGCTGGTGGACTGGGCCGACGAGGAGGGCGCGCGCTTTGGCCGCAGCCTGTACGGTTCGAGCGCGGCGGGGGGCAACATCGACCTTGCCGAGATGCGCAAACTCAGGGACCGTGACGGAGTGGGCCTGGAAGACGCCCTGGCCCGTGTGGGCATCACGCTCGCCGACGCTCCGCAGGCCCGCGATGAACTGAAAAACGCAGGGGCCTACCTGGAACTGCACATCGAGCAGGGGCCGGTGCTCGAGGGCCTGGGGCTGCCCCTGGGGGCGGTGCTGGGCACCTTCGGGGTCGAGCGGCACACCATTACCTTTCACGGTCAGGCGGCCCACTCGGGCAGCACGCCCATGAACGTGCGGCGCGACGCCTTCCGGGCCGCCGGACAGCTTGCACAGGAGATCTACGCCATCGCCGAGCGGCACGGCGGGGTATGTACCATCGGCAGCTGCAAGACGCTTCCGGGCATCGTGACCAGCGTTGTGGAGACCTGTGAGGTCACGCTGGACCAGCGGCACCTGAACGCCGAACATCTGGCCGCCATGTGGTGGGAAGCGCAGGAAGCCGCGCGCCGCTTTGCCGAGGACGGCGGCTGCAGCGTGACCTTCGGGGACCTGTGGAACATCGAGCCCATTCCCTTTCATCCCGAGCTGATTGAGGCCGCCGACGCCGCGATCCTGGATATCGTGCCGCAAAGCCACCTGTTGCCCAGCGGCCCGCTGCACGACGCGGCAGAGGTGGCCCGTGCGGGCATTCCGACGGTCATGCTGTTCGTGCAGAGCCTGCGCGGCATCAGCCACAACAGCATCGAAGACACCGAGGAGGAACACCTGCTCCTGAGCGTGCAGGCACTTGACCGCCTGACGAGCCGGACGATCCAGTGGCTGGTCAGCCGGCGCTGA
- a CDS encoding ABC transporter permease codes for MGDTVAGRAVTLGRGPAGRWPGLGGWLTLGLGVALLLSAVWTVWGFALDSVPPERRGLSVVLLVVGLAGGISGLARIARRTAGLVPALLAALLTLIAVEALLRAYGVPPGLIPTPTRVLTALATSRAVLLGDARVTFVQEALVGYLFGAGAGILVALAAVRFPFLERGALPYAGLFSSIPIVALAPVIVKAFGLEWTSKAIIVGITVFFPVVVNVVRGLQSASPLLLDLMRTYAVTPAASFRLVRVPSALPFLFNALKIGSTLALIGAIVGEFFGTTGQGLGFRIQIEAGRFNLDIVWAAIVIASVLGIAFYGAVSWLEARFTGWHARRR; via the coding sequence GTGGGTGACACCGTGGCAGGCCGGGCAGTCACGCTAGGGCGGGGGCCGGCGGGCAGATGGCCCGGCCTGGGCGGCTGGCTGACGCTCGGGCTGGGCGTGGCCCTGCTGCTGAGCGCCGTGTGGACGGTCTGGGGGTTTGCTCTGGACAGCGTACCCCCGGAGCGCCGGGGCCTGAGCGTGGTCCTGCTCGTTGTGGGGCTGGCGGGCGGAATCTCCGGCCTGGCCCGAATCGCCCGCCGCACCGCCGGCCTGGTTCCGGCGCTGCTTGCCGCGCTGCTCACCTTGATTGCAGTGGAGGCGCTGCTGCGCGCCTACGGAGTGCCGCCCGGCCTGATTCCCACGCCGACGCGGGTGCTCACCGCCCTGGCGACCTCGCGCGCGGTGCTGCTGGGAGACGCCCGCGTGACCTTCGTGCAGGAGGCGCTCGTCGGGTACCTGTTCGGCGCGGGGGCCGGAATTCTGGTCGCGCTGGCGGCGGTGCGTTTTCCCTTTCTGGAACGCGGAGCGCTGCCGTACGCGGGGCTATTTTCCAGCATTCCCATCGTGGCGCTGGCCCCGGTCATTGTGAAAGCCTTCGGCCTGGAGTGGACGAGCAAGGCGATCATCGTGGGCATCACGGTGTTCTTTCCGGTGGTGGTGAACGTGGTGCGCGGCCTGCAGAGTGCCAGTCCCCTGCTGCTGGACCTGATGCGGACCTACGCGGTCACGCCTGCCGCCTCGTTCCGGCTGGTGCGGGTGCCCAGCGCCCTGCCCTTCCTGTTCAATGCCCTCAAGATCGGCAGCACGCTGGCCCTCATCGGCGCCATCGTCGGCGAATTCTTCGGCACCACCGGCCAGGGGCTGGGCTTCCGCATCCAGATCGAGGCTGGGCGCTTCAACCTGGACATCGTGTGGGCCGCCATCGTGATCGCCTCGGTGCTGGGCATCGCGTTCTACGGCGCGGTCAGCTGGCTCGAGGCGCGCTTCACGGGCTGGCATGCCCGCCGGCGCTGA
- the hydA gene encoding dihydropyrimidinase has translation MALLIQNGEIVTSDQRYTADILIEGETITQIGEELDVPDGAEVIDASGQYVFPGFIDPHVHVHLPFMGTFAKDTHATASQAALIGGTTTFIEMLAPAASETLRSGWQTWTDKAHGHSACDYTFHIGVTRWDGETEQTLRELVSGGMTSFKVFLAYKDAFGIEDAALFNTLKLARELGVVVTAHCENAELVSQLQAQLLAEGKTGPEWHEPSRPEQVEADGTAHFATFLEMTGAEGYVVHLSNARALKAALDARQRGVKLHIESVIPHFLLDRTFAERPGVEGAKYVMSPPLRDRANQAALWKALKNGDIDTVATDHCPFDVEQKRMGDGNFTLIPNGIPAIEDRVNLLYTYGVCRGGLSLNRFVDAASTRAAQIFGLYPKKGAVQVGSDADLVIYDPGYRGTVSAATSHVNNDYSGFEGFEIEGRPRVVTVRGQIAVRDGEFVGDPGRGQLLRRPPRVADGANEGARRERERG, from the coding sequence ATGGCACTGCTCATCCAGAACGGCGAGATCGTCACTTCGGACCAACGGTACACGGCGGACATCCTCATCGAGGGCGAGACCATCACGCAGATCGGGGAGGAGCTGGACGTGCCCGACGGTGCGGAGGTCATCGACGCGTCGGGCCAGTACGTCTTCCCCGGCTTCATCGACCCGCACGTCCACGTGCATCTGCCGTTCATGGGCACCTTTGCCAAGGACACCCACGCGACCGCCTCGCAGGCCGCGCTGATCGGCGGCACGACCACCTTCATCGAGATGCTCGCCCCCGCCGCCAGCGAAACGCTGAGGAGCGGGTGGCAGACCTGGACCGACAAGGCGCACGGCCACAGCGCATGCGACTACACCTTTCATATCGGGGTGACGCGCTGGGACGGGGAGACCGAGCAGACGCTGCGCGAACTGGTCTCCGGCGGGATGACCTCCTTCAAGGTGTTCCTGGCCTACAAGGACGCGTTCGGAATCGAGGACGCGGCGCTGTTCAACACGCTGAAGCTGGCCCGAGAACTGGGCGTGGTGGTCACGGCCCACTGCGAGAATGCCGAGCTGGTCTCGCAGTTGCAGGCCCAGTTGCTGGCCGAGGGCAAGACCGGCCCCGAGTGGCACGAACCCAGCCGCCCCGAGCAGGTCGAGGCCGACGGCACCGCCCACTTCGCCACCTTTCTGGAGATGACCGGCGCGGAGGGCTACGTGGTCCACCTGTCCAATGCCCGGGCCCTGAAGGCGGCGCTCGACGCCCGGCAGCGCGGCGTGAAGCTGCACATCGAATCGGTGATTCCACATTTTCTGCTGGACAGGACCTTTGCCGAGCGGCCCGGCGTGGAGGGAGCGAAATACGTGATGAGCCCGCCGCTGCGCGACAGGGCCAATCAGGCGGCGCTGTGGAAGGCCCTGAAGAACGGGGACATCGACACGGTGGCGACCGACCACTGCCCCTTCGACGTGGAGCAGAAGCGAATGGGCGACGGCAATTTCACCCTGATTCCCAACGGCATCCCGGCCATCGAGGACCGCGTGAACCTGCTGTACACCTACGGCGTGTGCCGCGGCGGGCTGAGCCTGAACCGCTTCGTGGACGCGGCGAGCACCCGCGCCGCGCAGATCTTCGGGCTGTATCCCAAGAAGGGCGCGGTGCAGGTCGGCTCGGACGCCGATCTGGTGATCTACGACCCGGGTTACCGCGGCACGGTCAGCGCGGCAACCTCGCACGTCAACAACGATTACAGCGGCTTCGAGGGCTTCGAGATTGAGGGGCGGCCCCGCGTGGTAACGGTGCGCGGCCAGATCGCCGTGCGAGACGGGGAATTCGTGGGCGACCCCGGGCGCGGGCAACTGCTGCGCCGTCCGCCGCGCGTGGCCGACGGGGCGAACGAAGGTGCGCGCCGGGAACGGGAGCGGGGTTGA
- a CDS encoding alpha/beta fold hydrolase has protein sequence MSSWPVQEGVFELGDWPAERGGVIRSARLAWQTHGTLNEARDNVIVYPCSYTATHAGQSWLIGPDGVLDPERWFIVIPDMFSNGVSSGAADTPEYPGVVTVRDNVLAQERLLREVFGVTHLAAVYGFSMGAMQAYHWAALFPDRVERAIVVCGSARTAPHNRVFLSGLLRTLEAAPEYVGGGQFSAVPHASLRAFGHIYAGWGLSQDFYRQELFRTVLGAPDLDTYLQTDWEASFAARDAANLYAQALTWFHGDISANDRYGGDLAAALGAIEARVLLMPGETDLYFRVADNAAELTQLRRGELRPIPSVWGHRAGSPAGLPEELAFLKAAVRGWLAE, from the coding sequence ATGAGCTCCTGGCCCGTGCAGGAAGGGGTGTTCGAGCTGGGCGACTGGCCCGCCGAACGGGGCGGCGTGATCCGCAGCGCCCGGCTGGCATGGCAGACGCACGGCACCCTGAACGAGGCGCGCGACAACGTGATCGTGTATCCGTGCAGCTACACGGCCACGCACGCGGGCCAGAGCTGGCTGATCGGCCCGGACGGGGTGCTAGACCCGGAGCGGTGGTTCATCGTCATTCCCGACATGTTCTCCAACGGCGTGTCGTCGGGGGCAGCAGACACGCCGGAGTACCCGGGGGTGGTGACCGTGCGCGACAACGTGCTCGCGCAGGAGCGGCTGCTGCGCGAGGTCTTCGGGGTCACGCACCTCGCGGCCGTTTACGGCTTCTCGATGGGCGCCATGCAGGCGTATCACTGGGCGGCGCTTTTTCCCGATCGGGTCGAGCGGGCCATCGTCGTGTGCGGCAGCGCCCGCACCGCCCCACACAACCGGGTGTTCCTGTCCGGGCTGCTGCGAACGCTGGAGGCTGCGCCGGAGTATGTCGGAGGTGGCCAGTTCAGCGCGGTGCCGCACGCCTCGCTCAGAGCGTTCGGTCACATCTATGCCGGCTGGGGCCTGAGCCAGGACTTTTACCGCCAGGAGCTGTTTCGCACCGTCCTGGGCGCACCCGATCTGGACACCTATCTGCAGACCGACTGGGAAGCCAGTTTTGCGGCCCGCGACGCGGCGAATCTGTATGCCCAGGCGCTCACGTGGTTCCACGGAGACATCAGCGCCAATGACCGCTACGGCGGCGACCTCGCCGCGGCGCTGGGGGCCATTGAGGCGCGGGTGCTGCTGATGCCCGGCGAGACCGACCTGTATTTCCGGGTGGCCGACAACGCCGCCGAGCTCACTCAGCTGCGGCGCGGCGAGTTGCGGCCTATTCCCTCGGTGTGGGGTCACCGCGCGGGCAGTCCCGCCGGCCTGCCCGAGGAACTGGCCTTCCTCAAAGCGGCGGTGCGCGGCTGGCTGGCGGAATAA
- a CDS encoding ABC transporter permease — protein MRARPSPMAGSLGPMLLVALLAALLYWPLMLAVNVGAAQRTLDSGAVLDCQTALSCATRLRNPVLPAPAQLGNSLRAMSVPPLAPTSMPYNTLVTAGETLVGLLIAVVLGVGLAVALVASRAFERVTLPWLIASQTVPVIALAPMLAVVLGQYGVQGWLPKALIAAYIAFFPVAVGVAAGLRSPDPMQEDLLTTYRASGWQTFWTLRLPASVPFLFTSLKVGATAALIGSIVAEISTISFSGLGKMLAENSRASDTLALWVIMLYGAGLGIALVAVLGMVERWVTPWQAGQSR, from the coding sequence GTGCGTGCGCGCCCTTCCCCGATGGCCGGCAGCCTGGGTCCGATGCTGCTCGTGGCGCTGCTCGCCGCGCTGCTGTACTGGCCCCTGATGCTCGCCGTGAACGTGGGCGCGGCGCAGCGCACCCTGGACAGCGGAGCGGTACTGGACTGCCAGACGGCCCTGTCGTGCGCCACCCGGCTGCGTAATCCGGTGCTGCCTGCCCCGGCGCAGCTGGGAAACAGCCTGCGCGCCATGAGCGTGCCGCCGCTGGCCCCCACCAGCATGCCGTACAACACGCTGGTCACGGCGGGCGAGACGCTGGTGGGGTTGCTGATCGCCGTGGTGCTGGGGGTGGGACTGGCCGTGGCCCTGGTCGCCAGCCGCGCCTTCGAACGCGTGACCCTGCCGTGGCTGATCGCCTCGCAGACCGTACCGGTGATCGCGCTCGCGCCGATGCTGGCGGTGGTGCTGGGGCAGTACGGCGTGCAGGGCTGGTTGCCCAAGGCGCTGATCGCCGCGTACATCGCCTTCTTTCCGGTGGCGGTGGGCGTGGCGGCGGGCCTGCGCAGCCCCGACCCCATGCAGGAAGACCTGCTCACCACCTACCGTGCCTCGGGCTGGCAAACCTTCTGGACGCTGCGGCTGCCCGCCAGCGTGCCGTTTCTGTTCACGTCGCTGAAGGTGGGCGCCACCGCCGCCCTGATTGGCTCGATTGTGGCCGAGATCAGCACCATCAGCTTCTCCGGGCTGGGCAAAATGCTCGCCGAGAACTCGCGGGCGTCCGACACGCTGGCGCTGTGGGTGATCATGCTGTACGGCGCGGGCCTGGGGATCGCGCTGGTGGCCGTGCTGGGCATGGTGGAAAGGTGGGTGACACCGTGGCAGGCCGGGCAGTCACGCTAG
- a CDS encoding ABC transporter ATP-binding protein produces MVFRGTGGDTVALQDANLDIAHGEFVSLIGPSGCGKTTLLRLMADLITPTSGELLVGGQTPAQARQARAYGYVFQAPALLEWRTVLNNVLLPLDVMNTPKAQRQDRAHEMLRLVGLEGFAGRYPWQLSGGMQQRVSIARALAFDPGLLLMDEPFGALDEITREHLNGELLRLWQETGKTVVFVTHGIGEAVFLSTRVVVMTARPGKIEGVVDIDLPYPRNLETRETPRFFELATQVRELLRRGHGFDGAG; encoded by the coding sequence ATGGTCTTCCGAGGAACCGGAGGCGACACGGTGGCCCTACAGGACGCCAACCTGGACATCGCACACGGCGAGTTCGTCAGCCTGATCGGACCCAGCGGCTGCGGCAAGACCACGCTGCTGCGGCTGATGGCCGACCTGATCACACCGACGAGCGGCGAACTGCTGGTGGGCGGCCAGACGCCCGCGCAGGCGCGGCAGGCCCGAGCCTACGGCTACGTCTTCCAGGCTCCGGCCCTGCTGGAATGGCGCACCGTGCTGAACAACGTGCTGCTGCCGCTGGACGTGATGAACACCCCGAAGGCCCAGAGACAGGACCGCGCCCACGAGATGCTGAGACTCGTTGGGCTGGAGGGTTTTGCGGGCCGTTACCCGTGGCAACTTTCCGGCGGGATGCAGCAGCGGGTGAGTATTGCCCGCGCCCTGGCCTTCGATCCAGGGCTGCTGCTGATGGACGAGCCCTTCGGTGCGCTGGACGAGATCACGCGTGAACACCTCAACGGCGAACTGCTGCGGCTATGGCAGGAAACCGGCAAGACGGTGGTGTTCGTGACCCACGGCATCGGCGAGGCCGTTTTTCTCAGCACCCGGGTGGTCGTGATGACCGCGCGGCCCGGCAAGATCGAGGGGGTTGTCGACATCGACCTGCCGTATCCGCGCAACCTGGAGACCCGCGAGACCCCACGCTTTTTTGAGCTGGCGACCCAGGTGCGCGAACTGCTGCGCCGGGGCCACGGATTTGATGGAGCCGGCTAG